In one Nocardioides luteus genomic region, the following are encoded:
- a CDS encoding TerC/Alx family metal homeostasis membrane protein, translating to MDVSPLIWWLTIGIASAVLLFDVLVIGRRPHEPSRRELIIALSVYIGLAVLFGIGVFAFSGPKYGTEFFAGWLTEYSLSVDNLFIFIIIMSKFAVPRQFQQKALLIGIILALVFRGIFIAVGAAAIENFSWVFYLFGAFLIYTAVKLALEGGEDEDEYEEPAVVKFLERHIPLTSQWGESAKMFIRENGKRVATPMFVVICALGTTDLLFALDSIPAIYGLTNEAYLVLTANIFALMGLRQLYFLIGGLLERLVYLSYGLAILLGFIGLKLVFHALHENELPFINGGHHVEWAPEVSIEVSLSVIVGILAITTILSLLKSRSMTEKERDEATGPRSM from the coding sequence GTGGACGTCTCCCCGCTCATCTGGTGGTTGACCATCGGCATCGCCAGTGCCGTGCTGCTCTTCGACGTACTCGTCATCGGCCGGCGGCCGCACGAGCCCTCGCGTCGCGAGCTGATCATCGCGCTGAGCGTCTACATCGGCCTGGCCGTGCTGTTCGGCATCGGTGTCTTCGCGTTCTCCGGTCCGAAGTACGGCACCGAGTTCTTCGCGGGCTGGCTGACCGAGTACTCGCTCTCGGTCGACAACCTGTTCATCTTCATCATCATCATGTCCAAGTTCGCGGTGCCGAGGCAGTTCCAGCAGAAGGCGCTGCTGATCGGCATCATCCTGGCGCTGGTCTTCCGCGGCATCTTCATCGCCGTGGGCGCGGCCGCGATCGAGAACTTCAGCTGGGTCTTCTACCTCTTCGGTGCGTTCCTGATCTACACCGCGGTCAAGCTGGCCCTGGAGGGCGGCGAGGACGAGGACGAGTACGAAGAGCCGGCCGTGGTGAAGTTCCTCGAGCGCCACATCCCGCTGACCTCGCAGTGGGGCGAGAGCGCGAAGATGTTCATCCGGGAGAACGGCAAGCGGGTCGCGACCCCGATGTTCGTGGTCATCTGCGCCCTGGGCACCACCGACCTGCTGTTCGCCCTCGACTCGATCCCGGCGATCTACGGTCTGACCAACGAGGCCTACCTGGTCCTGACCGCCAACATCTTCGCGCTGATGGGTCTGCGCCAGCTCTACTTCCTCATCGGCGGCCTGCTCGAGCGCCTGGTCTACCTGTCCTACGGCCTGGCGATCCTGCTCGGGTTCATCGGTCTCAAGCTCGTCTTCCACGCGCTGCACGAGAACGAGCTGCCCTTCATCAACGGTGGCCACCACGTCGAGTGGGCCCCGGAGGTCTCCATCGAGGTCTCGCTCAGCGTCATCGTCGGCATCCTGGCGATCACCACCATCCTGAGCCTGCTCAAGTCGCGCAGCATGACCGAGAAGGAGCGCGACGAAGCCACCGGCCCGCGCAGCATGTAA
- a CDS encoding DUF2867 domain-containing protein — translation MTTHAPVGPAPIRTRPLPTGAYSGQSWRIHQITEDFELEDVWALPVHGGADDFPRFVESMMSGEERDFPAAYRFLFAVRWALGRMLGTEQDEHGLGRRVASLVDRLPADLRDHPGPERDASPFHALYLTDREYAAEIANRTMHGVLHLGWVEDETAPDGYSAQLSVLVRPNGLFGEAYMALIKPFRYLVVYPALLRTVGRRWENAQGVARCDVSSLSR, via the coding sequence ATGACCACACACGCACCCGTCGGGCCCGCCCCGATCAGAACCAGACCGCTTCCGACCGGCGCCTACTCCGGGCAGTCATGGCGGATCCACCAGATCACCGAGGACTTCGAGCTCGAGGACGTCTGGGCCCTGCCCGTCCACGGCGGCGCCGACGACTTTCCCCGCTTCGTCGAGTCGATGATGAGCGGCGAGGAGCGTGACTTCCCGGCGGCGTACCGCTTCCTCTTCGCGGTCCGCTGGGCGCTCGGCCGGATGCTCGGCACCGAGCAGGACGAGCACGGCCTCGGGCGCCGCGTCGCCTCGCTGGTCGACCGGCTCCCGGCCGACCTCCGGGACCATCCCGGACCCGAGCGCGACGCGAGCCCGTTCCACGCGCTCTACCTGACGGACCGGGAGTACGCCGCGGAGATCGCCAACCGCACGATGCACGGTGTCCTGCACCTCGGCTGGGTCGAGGACGAGACCGCGCCCGACGGCTACAGCGCGCAGCTGAGCGTGCTGGTGCGGCCGAACGGGCTGTTCGGGGAGGCCTACATGGCCCTCATCAAGCCGTTCCGCTACCTCGTCGTCTACCCAGCGCTGCTGCGCACGGTCGGCCGTCGCTGGGAGAACGCTCAGGGGGTGGCCCGATGCGATGTATCGAGCTTGTCGAGATGA
- a CDS encoding response regulator transcription factor: MTEPETPIRVAIVDDQELMRSALRMMVESQPDLELAGEAADGHEALALVRTKRVDVVLMDLRMPRLDGIQATAAITGEQPATRVIALTTFDLDDYAFPSIRAGASGFLLKDARAEEIVEAIRTVHAGHAVVAPSTTRRLLEHVATAPAPDNGRAADIRATLTPRELDMLLELATGDSNAEIARRVHLSEATVKTHVGHVLAKLGLRDRVQAVVLAYETGLVGPRS, encoded by the coding sequence GTGACGGAACCAGAGACCCCTATTCGGGTCGCGATCGTGGACGACCAGGAGCTGATGCGCTCGGCCCTCCGGATGATGGTGGAGAGCCAGCCCGACCTCGAGCTCGCCGGTGAGGCGGCCGACGGGCACGAGGCGCTCGCGCTGGTGCGTACGAAGCGGGTCGACGTCGTCCTCATGGACCTGCGGATGCCGCGCCTCGACGGGATCCAGGCCACGGCAGCGATCACCGGCGAGCAGCCGGCGACGCGCGTGATCGCGCTGACCACGTTCGACCTCGACGACTACGCGTTCCCGTCGATCCGCGCCGGTGCCAGCGGGTTCCTGCTCAAGGACGCCCGGGCCGAGGAGATCGTCGAGGCGATCCGGACCGTTCACGCAGGTCACGCGGTGGTCGCACCGTCGACGACGCGCCGGCTGCTGGAGCACGTGGCGACCGCTCCGGCTCCGGACAACGGGCGGGCCGCCGACATCCGGGCGACGCTCACGCCCCGCGAGCTCGACATGCTGCTCGAGCTCGCCACCGGCGACAGCAACGCCGAGATCGCCCGTCGCGTCCATCTCTCCGAGGCGACGGTGAAGACGCATGTCGGCCATGTGCTCGCCAAGCTCGGCCTGCGCGACCGGGTGCAGGCGGTCGTGCTGGCGTACGAGACCGGGTTGGTCGGACCCCGGAGCTGA
- the sodN gene encoding superoxide dismutase, Ni, with translation MRLFAPTIEVSAHCDLPCGVYDPAQARIEAESVKAVIQKALDSDDPDFRTRAIIIKEQRSNLVKEHLWVLWTDYFKPPHFEAYPQLHTLVNEATKLAGASGTKGTLDLETADKLLAKIDEIAEIFWATKKA, from the coding sequence ATGCGTCTGTTCGCTCCCACCATCGAGGTCTCGGCCCACTGCGACCTGCCCTGCGGCGTCTACGACCCTGCCCAGGCCCGCATCGAGGCCGAGTCCGTCAAGGCGGTCATCCAGAAGGCCCTGGACAGCGACGACCCCGACTTCCGCACCCGCGCCATCATCATCAAGGAACAGCGCTCCAACCTGGTCAAGGAGCACCTGTGGGTGCTGTGGACCGACTACTTCAAGCCCCCGCACTTCGAGGCCTACCCCCAGCTCCACACCCTCGTCAACGAGGCCACCAAGCTCGCCGGCGCCTCCGGCACCAAGGGCACCCTCGACCTCGAGACCGCCGACAAGCTCCTCGCCAAGATCGACGAGATCGCCGAGATCTTCTGGGCGACCAAGAAGGCCTGA
- a CDS encoding sensor histidine kinase — MTSVPAPGPRWLGDLGQVALAGALALVLLPVGWTSVLEGEIARGWEIALVAALVVLHTAVATARRWPLVSFAAGSVAELVMVAAPDLSGPTAEAAGSDYGPVLLPSSLCFFVLLYAVSARDRRPWPGIALGIGLVGCLVTVVRLSGFEGTGLQGWTWWLMVATATLGATVAAWALGRFRATRAAWIDQLADRAAAEERQRIAREMHDVVAHSLAVVVSHAEAGRMVVGQQPERASGILDTIATTGREALAEMRGLLGVLGGESSRQARYIASTEPQPGLADVDDLVGRMREAGLRVHLEADDPGPVAPAVGLTAYRVVQEALTNVSRHAGPGAVATVSVTRTGRQLRVEVSDDGAGIQSPPGRGLSGMRERVAAVGGTLEAGPSGEGWRVRAMMPL; from the coding sequence ATGACTTCAGTCCCTGCCCCAGGTCCCCGTTGGCTCGGTGACCTGGGGCAGGTCGCATTGGCGGGGGCGCTCGCACTGGTGCTGCTGCCGGTCGGCTGGACGTCGGTGCTCGAGGGTGAGATCGCCAGAGGCTGGGAGATCGCGCTCGTCGCCGCGCTGGTGGTTCTCCACACCGCCGTGGCCACCGCCCGTCGCTGGCCGCTGGTCTCCTTCGCGGCCGGGTCGGTGGCCGAGCTCGTGATGGTCGCGGCCCCGGACCTGAGCGGGCCCACGGCCGAGGCGGCGGGAAGCGACTACGGGCCGGTGCTCCTGCCCAGCAGCCTGTGCTTCTTCGTGCTGCTCTACGCGGTGAGCGCGCGCGACCGGAGGCCGTGGCCAGGGATCGCGCTCGGCATCGGGTTGGTCGGCTGCCTGGTGACCGTCGTACGTCTGTCGGGGTTCGAGGGCACCGGGCTGCAGGGGTGGACGTGGTGGCTGATGGTGGCCACCGCGACGCTTGGTGCGACGGTGGCGGCTTGGGCGCTCGGCCGGTTCCGGGCGACCCGGGCCGCCTGGATCGACCAGCTCGCCGACCGTGCGGCCGCCGAGGAGCGCCAGCGCATCGCGCGGGAGATGCACGACGTGGTGGCGCACTCGCTGGCGGTCGTGGTGAGCCACGCCGAGGCCGGCCGGATGGTCGTCGGACAGCAGCCGGAGCGGGCCTCCGGGATCCTCGACACCATCGCGACCACCGGTCGGGAGGCCCTCGCGGAGATGCGCGGGCTGCTCGGTGTGCTCGGTGGCGAGTCATCTCGACAAGCTCGATACATCGCCTCGACAGAGCCGCAGCCGGGGCTGGCCGACGTCGATGACCTCGTCGGCCGGATGCGCGAGGCCGGTCTGAGGGTCCACCTCGAGGCGGACGACCCGGGGCCGGTCGCTCCTGCCGTCGGTCTGACCGCCTATCGCGTCGTACAGGAGGCGCTCACCAACGTCTCCCGCCATGCGGGTCCCGGAGCCGTCGCGACCGTGTCGGTGACCCGCACCGGGCGCCAGCTGCGGGTCGAGGTCAGCGACGACGGCGCGGGCATCCAGAGTCCGCCCGGCCGAGGGCTGAGCGGGATGCGCGAGCGGGTGGCCGCGGTGGGCGGCACGCTCGAGGCCGGGCCGAGCGGCGAGGGGTGGCGGGTCCGCGCCATGATGCCGCTGTGA
- a CDS encoding protein kinase domain-containing protein — translation MRTRPPIAGRYRLHRLLGRGGMGEVWQAADIRLERWVAVKVVETSADPKVTERFRREALSTTAASHPGTVQVHDVGVEQTEYGSIVYLVMELLPGPTLADRLEKQGRFTMEETGEVIVQVARTLGAVHASGIIHRDIKPSNLVYDGDGRIRVLDFGIAQLANHQAERLTSTRHVMGSLPYISPEQAADTVVGPPSDIYALGCVAFELLTGRAPYAGSEPVSMIYQHVTAPVPHVNDVVTVPAHVDEFVASMMDKDPSRRPTAGEVVAFARRPGVVPAIAAGSRELSAPPKPAAIMAPKASSSSSSPSLASPVTAIAGVVESGQRTPRSHAAPKPWFLRTRVLGALLVPVVIALVLGGLTFADAFEERAVSSRAMTIAGALPESYELGMDLIFERDALGSDQVPDAVRQAYRQVTDDSIEAWHADITKIDLADTPSLRERVERTYTVLKGIDAYRKDLEEGDKASTDAAIAAYTDTAYELLDFATEMPNIRNEKIYKQVTNLKYVRSAAESLGIERAIMVPALMTGRIDEESMEAMSEARTSWQLNSRSFYADAPKATQKALDKISDGTFADGSRGVVSQNAVVQVINDGSLEGVVPDLETHGVGRPAAQVWAEDMTRFIQLLKDTIVAMTLIVSDDVGEEHRGIQTKVVLSGILAVVALLAGLALLAGMFVVRPLRGRRRYVEA, via the coding sequence ATGCGAACGCGCCCCCCGATCGCAGGCCGCTACCGCCTGCACCGACTGCTTGGCCGCGGCGGGATGGGCGAGGTCTGGCAGGCCGCCGACATCAGGCTCGAACGCTGGGTCGCCGTGAAGGTCGTGGAGACCTCGGCCGACCCGAAGGTGACCGAGCGGTTCCGGCGTGAGGCGCTCTCGACGACGGCGGCGAGCCACCCCGGGACGGTGCAGGTGCACGACGTCGGGGTCGAGCAGACCGAGTACGGCAGCATCGTCTACCTCGTCATGGAGCTGCTTCCCGGCCCGACGCTCGCCGACCGGCTCGAGAAGCAGGGGCGGTTCACCATGGAGGAGACCGGCGAGGTGATCGTCCAGGTGGCGCGCACCCTCGGCGCGGTCCACGCCTCCGGGATCATCCACCGCGACATCAAGCCGTCCAACCTCGTCTACGACGGCGACGGCCGGATCCGGGTGCTCGACTTCGGCATCGCCCAGCTGGCCAACCATCAGGCCGAGCGGCTCACCTCGACCCGCCACGTGATGGGCAGCCTGCCCTACATCTCTCCGGAGCAGGCCGCCGACACCGTGGTCGGCCCGCCGAGCGACATCTACGCGCTCGGCTGCGTCGCGTTCGAGCTGCTCACCGGGCGGGCACCCTACGCCGGCTCAGAGCCCGTCTCGATGATCTACCAGCACGTGACCGCTCCGGTTCCGCACGTCAACGACGTCGTCACCGTGCCGGCCCACGTCGACGAGTTCGTGGCGTCGATGATGGACAAGGACCCCTCCCGCCGGCCCACCGCCGGCGAGGTCGTCGCCTTCGCGCGTAGACCCGGCGTCGTGCCCGCGATCGCGGCGGGCAGCCGGGAGCTGTCCGCCCCGCCCAAGCCCGCGGCGATCATGGCCCCCAAGGCGTCCTCGTCCTCCTCCTCGCCGTCGCTGGCCTCGCCGGTGACGGCGATCGCCGGTGTGGTGGAGTCGGGGCAACGTACGCCTCGGTCCCATGCCGCCCCGAAGCCGTGGTTTCTGCGCACCCGGGTGCTCGGCGCGCTCCTGGTCCCGGTCGTGATCGCCCTCGTCCTGGGCGGGCTGACCTTCGCCGACGCGTTCGAGGAGCGGGCCGTCTCCAGCCGGGCGATGACGATCGCGGGTGCTCTCCCGGAGAGCTACGAGCTCGGGATGGACCTCATCTTCGAGCGGGACGCGCTGGGCTCCGACCAGGTCCCGGACGCGGTCCGGCAGGCCTACCGCCAGGTGACCGACGACTCGATCGAGGCCTGGCACGCCGACATCACCAAGATCGACCTCGCCGACACCCCGAGCCTGCGGGAGCGGGTCGAGCGCACCTACACCGTCCTCAAGGGCATCGACGCCTATCGCAAGGACCTCGAGGAGGGCGACAAGGCGAGCACGGACGCGGCGATCGCCGCCTACACCGACACCGCCTACGAGCTGCTCGACTTCGCGACCGAGATGCCCAACATCCGCAACGAGAAGATCTACAAGCAGGTCACCAACCTCAAGTACGTCAGGTCGGCGGCCGAGTCGCTGGGGATCGAGCGCGCGATCATGGTGCCCGCGCTGATGACCGGGCGGATCGACGAGGAGTCGATGGAGGCGATGAGCGAGGCGCGTACGTCCTGGCAGCTCAACTCGCGCTCCTTCTACGCCGATGCCCCGAAGGCGACCCAGAAGGCACTCGACAAGATCTCCGACGGCACCTTCGCGGACGGCTCCCGGGGCGTGGTGTCGCAGAACGCCGTCGTCCAGGTCATCAACGACGGGTCGCTCGAGGGTGTCGTCCCCGACCTGGAGACCCACGGCGTGGGCAGGCCGGCCGCGCAGGTCTGGGCCGAGGACATGACCCGCTTCATCCAGCTCCTCAAGGACACCATCGTGGCGATGACGCTGATCGTGTCCGACGATGTCGGCGAGGAGCACCGGGGCATCCAGACGAAGGTCGTCCTGAGCGGGATCCTCGCCGTCGTCGCCCTCCTCGCCGGGCTCGCGCTGCTGGCCGGGATGTTCGTCGTGCGCCCGCTCCGCGGGCGGCGGCGGTACGTCGAGGCCTGA
- a CDS encoding serine/threonine protein kinase, protein MRIRPPRAGRQHLNHLTGQGGPALNGQSLADRLAQANRFSPDEASAVVAQVARILDSGHAVGQVHGDVRPATIGYAPGGRVALIGAVPPRGGEALPYMSPEQIDRRRITPASDVYSLGAVFFELLAGRPPYAGIEPERVGTLVTVPGHLDGITTAMLAEDPTKRPRAEEVAAVLESGVAAPPKRIVRPAGITGPRLSPTLLGVLMLLVLPGLVFGGWGTLRAGDTTSTVGSARPLANILPTSFQLAFDLSIERDALRTDAALTEDFLQVTDRSIEAWATEIKDLDTAEDPGLRRRTERTAAAIERLSDIRTAARAGDRSGKLAAVEMYTNAVNGLFDLAAELPSFQDDSLARQARNLELIGSVSEVLGLERRIMANALRNERISDHGIADLSAAQDSWATHSASIHARADPAMRQALDRISGQSFEFGSYAVSSQRAVIRVLNARDVEDVIRQLGDGADGRPVDQIWLADAASYVQDLKKVVVDSARQLAEDVDREHREAKNQTIGWGIFSGILLALFAGLGIALLRARKRTVDA, encoded by the coding sequence ATGCGTATCCGTCCCCCACGCGCCGGTCGCCAGCATTTGAACCATCTGACCGGACAGGGCGGACCCGCTCTGAACGGTCAGAGCCTTGCCGACCGGCTTGCCCAGGCGAACCGCTTCTCTCCTGATGAGGCCTCCGCCGTCGTCGCGCAGGTGGCGCGCATCCTCGACTCGGGTCACGCCGTCGGGCAGGTGCACGGCGACGTCCGGCCGGCCACCATCGGGTACGCACCTGGCGGCCGGGTCGCCCTGATCGGTGCGGTCCCGCCGCGCGGCGGTGAGGCCCTGCCCTACATGTCGCCCGAACAGATCGACCGCCGACGGATCACTCCCGCCAGCGACGTCTACTCGCTCGGCGCGGTGTTCTTCGAGCTGCTCGCCGGCCGTCCGCCGTACGCCGGCATCGAGCCCGAGCGGGTCGGCACGCTGGTGACCGTGCCCGGCCACCTGGACGGCATCACGACCGCGATGCTCGCCGAGGACCCGACCAAGCGCCCTCGGGCCGAGGAGGTCGCGGCGGTGCTCGAGAGCGGGGTCGCTGCCCCACCGAAGCGGATCGTGCGCCCGGCCGGCATCACCGGCCCACGCCTCTCGCCCACGCTTCTGGGTGTGCTGATGCTTCTGGTCCTGCCCGGGCTGGTCTTCGGCGGCTGGGGCACCCTCCGGGCTGGCGACACGACGTCGACCGTCGGGAGTGCGAGGCCGCTGGCCAACATCTTGCCGACCAGCTTCCAGCTCGCCTTCGACCTCTCGATCGAGCGCGACGCGCTGCGGACCGACGCGGCGCTGACCGAGGACTTCCTGCAGGTCACCGACAGGTCCATCGAGGCCTGGGCCACCGAGATCAAGGACCTGGACACCGCCGAAGACCCGGGGCTGCGGCGGCGTACGGAGAGGACGGCGGCCGCCATCGAGCGGCTCTCGGATATCCGCACGGCCGCCCGGGCGGGCGACCGGTCCGGGAAGCTGGCGGCCGTCGAGATGTACACCAACGCGGTCAACGGGCTCTTCGACCTCGCCGCCGAGCTGCCCTCGTTCCAGGACGACTCGCTGGCCAGGCAGGCGCGCAACCTCGAGCTGATCGGGTCCGTCTCGGAGGTGCTCGGACTCGAGCGGAGGATCATGGCGAACGCGCTGCGGAACGAGCGGATCAGCGACCACGGCATCGCCGATCTCAGCGCGGCACAGGACTCCTGGGCGACCCACTCGGCGTCGATCCACGCCCGAGCTGATCCGGCGATGCGGCAGGCGCTCGACAGGATCTCGGGTCAGTCGTTCGAGTTCGGGTCCTACGCGGTCTCGTCCCAGCGTGCCGTCATCCGGGTGCTCAACGCTCGTGACGTCGAGGACGTGATCCGGCAGCTCGGGGACGGCGCCGACGGCAGGCCCGTCGACCAGATCTGGCTGGCCGATGCGGCCAGCTACGTCCAGGACCTCAAGAAGGTGGTCGTGGACTCCGCCCGACAGCTCGCCGAGGACGTCGACCGCGAGCATCGGGAGGCGAAGAACCAGACGATCGGCTGGGGGATCTTCAGCGGCATCCTGCTGGCGCTGTTCGCCGGGCTCGGCATCGCTCTGCTGCGAGCACGAAAGCGAACGGTTGATGCGTAA
- a CDS encoding copper resistance CopC family protein has translation MIFALSFLTPTLFTAAPASAHAHLVESLPQAGAVLAAGPSEVVLTFDQPVQAFPGANGVVVTGPKSSHWACGRARINGNTLTASMSEVGPPGRYQIHYRVLGADGHPITGSVPIDIRRSASAAYTASTASAASAAAAMTAFNVDQPRGLAAMPAWLWIALLSAIAVCVGAVGRRTVRRTDAI, from the coding sequence ATGATCTTCGCGCTCTCGTTCCTGACTCCCACACTATTCACAGCGGCCCCAGCGTCCGCGCACGCCCACTTGGTCGAGAGCCTTCCGCAGGCCGGCGCCGTGCTCGCCGCCGGCCCGTCGGAGGTAGTGCTCACTTTCGACCAGCCGGTCCAAGCGTTCCCCGGCGCAAACGGCGTAGTGGTGACCGGCCCAAAGAGCAGCCACTGGGCGTGCGGTCGTGCTCGCATCAACGGGAACACCCTGACCGCCTCGATGAGTGAGGTGGGGCCCCCAGGCCGCTACCAGATCCACTACCGGGTGCTCGGAGCGGACGGTCACCCGATCACAGGGTCGGTGCCGATCGACATCCGGCGGTCGGCGTCCGCCGCGTACACCGCTTCCACAGCGTCCGCCGCGTCCGCCGCCGCAGCGATGACGGCGTTCAACGTGGATCAGCCGCGTGGTCTGGCAGCGATGCCCGCGTGGCTGTGGATCGCGCTGCTGTCCGCGATCGCGGTGTGCGTCGGGGCTGTCGGCCGCCGGACCGTACGCCGAACGGATGCGATATGA
- a CDS encoding copper resistance D family protein has protein sequence MNDRAWLLQVSALVGASLVVLAFGILVTLPHPVVGIPEPSVVVRTGIPLLRWIANVCAIGAVGSVLVLVLLGEAGRDRAPALARRTSTAAVWTAAVWTVAALLGLWFNAAEISLRQLRLPVGGVLGYGGNVSLGLALLISAGSAGALTAYSVARLRRPSLPPDVGFLIALSGLTAVSMSGHPSQGEPPLLLMTASALHVTGAALWVGGLAITSLIIGADRQALAVVLPRFSRVAEASFALVGVSGLLLAATRLTGDVTPPLGDVVDALTQTGAGWLVMGKLACMVLLGCSGAYIRSAVVDRVARQQPTPLTAWAGLELAVMAVAVSLATALGRPL, from the coding sequence ATGAACGACCGTGCCTGGCTCCTGCAGGTATCGGCGCTTGTCGGCGCGAGCCTCGTCGTGCTTGCCTTCGGGATACTGGTCACGCTGCCCCACCCGGTCGTCGGCATTCCCGAGCCGTCGGTGGTGGTGCGCACCGGAATCCCGCTGCTCCGTTGGATCGCGAACGTGTGCGCGATCGGCGCCGTGGGCTCCGTGCTGGTGCTGGTGCTTCTCGGTGAGGCTGGTCGCGACCGTGCTCCTGCCCTGGCCCGACGTACGTCAACGGCGGCGGTGTGGACCGCAGCAGTCTGGACGGTCGCGGCGCTGCTGGGTCTCTGGTTCAACGCGGCGGAGATCTCGCTCCGCCAGCTTCGGCTGCCGGTCGGCGGCGTGCTCGGCTACGGCGGAAACGTCAGCCTGGGTCTCGCACTGCTGATCAGCGCCGGGTCGGCGGGAGCGTTGACCGCCTATTCGGTTGCCCGCTTGCGGCGGCCGTCACTGCCGCCGGACGTGGGCTTTCTGATCGCGCTGTCGGGCCTGACGGCCGTGTCGATGAGCGGGCACCCTTCGCAGGGTGAACCACCATTGCTGCTGATGACGGCGAGCGCCCTCCACGTGACCGGAGCGGCACTCTGGGTGGGCGGACTGGCGATCACCTCCCTGATCATCGGCGCCGACCGCCAGGCGCTGGCTGTCGTCCTTCCCCGGTTCTCGCGGGTCGCCGAGGCGAGTTTCGCGCTGGTGGGGGTCAGCGGCCTGTTGTTGGCCGCGACCCGGCTGACCGGCGACGTGACGCCGCCCCTCGGAGACGTGGTCGACGCATTGACACAGACCGGTGCCGGCTGGCTGGTCATGGGCAAGCTCGCCTGCATGGTGCTACTGGGCTGCTCGGGGGCGTACATCCGTTCTGCCGTCGTCGACCGCGTGGCGCGCCAGCAGCCCACGCCACTCACCGCGTGGGCCGGGCTCGAGCTGGCCGTGATGGCGGTCGCGGTCTCGCTGGCCACGGCGCTCGGCCGTCCCCTCTGA
- a CDS encoding flavin reductase family protein — MSDTLTDQFKAGFRRYPTGVAVVATSTDTGPVGATVSSVASVSANPPMLSFSVSRSGRSGPALTGSDRLAVHVLTDSQADVAAAFADRTAPRFTVAQGWTLQHGEPPVLDDAAASFYGQVVRVVPAGEAWLVLLEIDAVSLDETAEPLLHHDRHYWSLGPSASTVPLDRILPEKAS, encoded by the coding sequence GTGAGCGACACACTCACCGACCAGTTCAAGGCCGGCTTCCGTCGATACCCCACCGGCGTGGCCGTCGTCGCCACCTCGACCGACACCGGGCCCGTCGGGGCCACGGTCTCGAGCGTGGCCTCAGTGAGCGCGAACCCGCCGATGCTGTCGTTCTCGGTCTCGCGGTCCGGCCGGTCCGGGCCCGCACTCACCGGGAGCGACCGTCTCGCGGTGCACGTCCTGACCGATTCCCAGGCCGACGTGGCTGCGGCCTTCGCCGACCGCACCGCACCGCGGTTCACCGTGGCGCAGGGCTGGACGCTCCAGCACGGCGAGCCACCGGTCCTGGACGATGCCGCAGCGAGCTTCTACGGGCAGGTGGTGCGCGTCGTCCCCGCCGGTGAGGCCTGGCTGGTGCTGCTCGAGATCGACGCGGTCAGTCTCGACGAGACCGCCGAACCGCTCCTCCACCACGACCGGCACTACTGGTCGCTCGGCCCGTCCGCCAGCACCGTACCGCTCGACCGCATCCTGCCCGAGAAGGCTTCCTGA